A window from Fragaria vesca subsp. vesca linkage group LG5, FraVesHawaii_1.0, whole genome shotgun sequence encodes these proteins:
- the LOC101291345 gene encoding cinnamoyl-CoA reductase 1-like: MASSSEKAVCVTGGNGFIGSWLVKTLLERGYTPVHVSIYPGSDASHLFALPGASPATLTVFEADILDADAVSRAVQNCKGVFHVASPCTNVLQAASSFGVRRVVLTSSISSMVPNPGWPSHKVFDETSWTDLDYCKSRQKWYPVSKTLAEKAAWDYAEKNGLDVVAIHPATCLGPLLQPGLNASCAVLLNLLQGSTDTQEYHWLGAVHVRDVAKAQVLLFETPAASGRYLCTNGIYQFGDFADRVSKLFPQFPVHRFNGETQPGLKDCKDAAKRLIDLGLVFTPIEDAVRDTVESLKARGFLKQEETSQSS; the protein is encoded by the exons ATGGCTTCATCATCGGAAAAGGCCGTGTGCGTCACCGGCGGCAATGGCTTCATCGGCTCCTGGCTAGTCAAGACCCTCTTAGAACGCGGCTACACTCCCGTCCACGTCTCCATCTACCCCGGCTCCGACGCCTCCCACCTCTTCGCCCTCCCCGGCGCCTCCCCCGCCACCCTCACCGTCTTCGAGGCCGACATCCTTGACGCCGACGCCGTCTCCAGAGCCGTCCAGAATTGCAAGGGCGTCTTCCACGTGGCCTCCCCCTGCACC AATGTCCTCCAGGCCGCTTCCAGCTTCGGCGTCCGGCGCGTCGTCCTCACCTCCTCCATCTCTTCCATGGTCCCCAACCCCGGTTGGCCCAGCCACAAAGTCTTCGACGAGACGTCTTGGACCGATCTCGATTACTGCAAATCCCGCCAG AAATGGTATCCGGTGTCGAAGACACTAGCAGAGAAGGCGGCTTGGGATTATGCAGAGAAGAATGGATTAGATGTGGTAGCAATCCATCCAGCCACATGTCTCGGACCTCTTCTGCAGCCTGGTTTGAATGCCAGCTGTGCTGTTCTGCTCAACTTGCTGCAGGGATCCACAGACACACAAGAGTACCACTGGTTGGGGGCTGTGCATGTCAGAGATGTCGCCAAGGCGCAAGTTTTGCTGTTTGAGACTCCTGCGGCTTCTGGGAGGTACCTTTGCACCAATGGTATATATCAATTCGGTGACTTTGCAGATAGAGTCTCCAAACTCTTCCCCCAGTTTCCGGTTCACAG GTTTAACGGAGAAACCCAACCAGGCCTCAAGGATTGCAAGGATGCTGCAAAGAGATTAATCGACCTGGGTCTGGTTTTCACACCAATTGAAGATGCTGTCCGGGACACAGTGGAGAGCCTCAAAGCTAGAGGCTTTTTGAAGCAGGAAGAGACGTCACAATCTAGCTAG